The window AGGCCGCTGAACTCGGCCTGAAACCCCTTGCCAAGATCCGTGCCTGCGCATCCGCGGCCATCGATCCCGCCTATATGGGTCTGGGGCCGATTCCGGCGGTCAGGAAGGTCCTGCACAAGGAAAACCTCTCCATCAATGATTTTGGGGTAATCGAACTCAACGAGGCCTTTGCCTCACAGGCCATCGCGTGCGTGCGCGAGCTGAAATGCGATATGGAAAAGACCAATCGCCTGGGGAGCGGCATTTCCATCGGTCATCCCATCGGGTGTTCAGGGGCCCGGCTCGTCGTCACCATGATGGGCGAGATGTTGCGATCAGGTGCCCATCTGGGGCTGGCCTCTTTATGCATCGGTGGCGGACAGGGGATGGCCATGGTCTTAGAGATTGATGATTGACAGATTGTCGATTGCCTTGGGACTTTCGTAATGTCGGATGGACCATGAAAGGTCCCGCTCTTCAATCGTCAGTTATCGCCAGATCTGGCAAATCAACAATCAACAATGCGAATGGGGGTAAGCACCAATGGCTTACGAAAATATCATTTATGAGACAGAAGGGAATGTGGCGGTCATCCGGTTCAACCGGCCTAAGGCCTTGAACGCCGTTAATCTGGACGTGGTCAAGGATATGCAGAAGGCCCTGGACGAGGTTGAAGCCGATCCGTCGATTCGGGTGTTGATACTGACAGGCGAGGGGGGCAAGGCATTTGTGGCGGGCGCCGATATCTCGCTCATGGTCAACCTGTCCCCGCTTCAGTTGAGGGACTTCTCCGTTGCACTTCATGACCTGGGATTCCGCATGGAAGCGCTTCCCATACCGGTCATCGCCTGCGTCAACGGGTTTGCCCTGGGCGGCGGGACCGAGATCGCCATGGCGTGCGATTTCATCTACGCCTCAGAGGATTCCAAGTTCGGACAGCCCGAGATCAACCTGGGGATCATTCCCGGTGCCGGCGGGACCCAGCGTCTTCCCAGACTGGTGGGAAAGGGGATGGCCAAGGAGCTCTGTATGACCGGGGCCATTATCAGCGCACAGGAAGCCAAGGAGATCGGCCTGGTCAACAAGGTCTTTCCCGCGGACAAGCTGTGGGAAGAAACCCTGAAGACCGCCAAGATCATGGCATCCAAGGGACGATTTTCACTGATGGCGGCCAAGCGCTGCATTGACCGGGGCTTCAATTTAGAGCTGCGTGCTGCGTGCGGTCTGGAGACGGACCAGTTTGCGTTGTGCATGGCGAGCCCTGACGGCAGGGAGGGGATGAGCGCATTCCTGGAGAAGAGAAAGCCCGAGTTCAAAGGAGGCTTGAGTTGACATGGATTTTGCACTGACCGAAGAACAGCAGATGGTAAAGGATATGGCGGCCCGGTTTGCCGAGAGCGAAATCAGACCGAAGGCGGCCGAACTGGATGAAAAGCATGAACATCCCGCAGAGATCGTTCGGCAGTTGGGCGAATTGAAGATGATGGGCATCGTGATCGCCGAGGAGTTCGGGGGCGGGGGCATGGATTACGTCAGTTATGTGCTGGCCCTTATCGAGATCTCCAAGGCATGCGCATCCACCGGGGTGATCATGTCGGTGAATAATTCCCTCTATTGCTTTCCGGTCAATGCATACGGAACGGATGAACAGAAGAAGAAGTACCTCTATCCCTGTGCATCGGGCGAAAAGATCGGATGCTACGGGTTGACAGAGGCAGGCGCCGGATCGGACCCTGCAGGAATGCGCACGACCGCGGTGAGGGACGGAGACGGATGGGTGATCAACGGCGAGAAAAAGTTCATCACCAACGGCAACGTCTCTTCCTACGGCGTCATTGCGGCGGTCACAGAGAAGGGGAAAGGGTACAAGGGGATCTCCTCCTTTGTGGTGGACCTGGAAAATACCCCCGGGTTCAAGGTGGGACGGGTGGAAGACAAACTGGGCATCCTGGGCTCCGGTACGGCAGAAATTATCTTTGAGGATGCCAGGGTGCCTGCCGATGCCCTTCTGGGGAAGGAGGGCGAAGGCTTTAAGCAGATGCTGACCACCCTGGACGGGGGCCGGATCGGGATTGCGTCCCAGGCCATCGGGATCGGACGGGCCGTTCTGGAAGAGGCGGTGGCCTATGCCAAGACCAGAGAG is drawn from Deltaproteobacteria bacterium and contains these coding sequences:
- a CDS encoding enoyl-CoA hydratase/isomerase family protein translates to MAYENIIYETEGNVAVIRFNRPKALNAVNLDVVKDMQKALDEVEADPSIRVLILTGEGGKAFVAGADISLMVNLSPLQLRDFSVALHDLGFRMEALPIPVIACVNGFALGGGTEIAMACDFIYASEDSKFGQPEINLGIIPGAGGTQRLPRLVGKGMAKELCMTGAIISAQEAKEIGLVNKVFPADKLWEETLKTAKIMASKGRFSLMAAKRCIDRGFNLELRAACGLETDQFALCMASPDGREGMSAFLEKRKPEFKGGLS
- a CDS encoding acyl-CoA dehydrogenase family protein, giving the protein MDFALTEEQQMVKDMAARFAESEIRPKAAELDEKHEHPAEIVRQLGELKMMGIVIAEEFGGGGMDYVSYVLALIEISKACASTGVIMSVNNSLYCFPVNAYGTDEQKKKYLYPCASGEKIGCYGLTEAGAGSDPAGMRTTAVRDGDGWVINGEKKFITNGNVSSYGVIAAVTEKGKGYKGISSFVVDLENTPGFKVGRVEDKLGILGSGTAEIIFEDARVPADALLGKEGEGFKQMLTTLDGGRIGIASQAIGIGRAVLEEAVAYAKTREQFGKPITAFQAIQWKLADMATELDAAELLTLRAAWLEDRKKPYEKAAAMAKMYASDAAMRASVEGIQVLGGYGYCKDYPMERHMRDAKICQIYEGTNEIMRMVVAKNLIRD